The following nucleotide sequence is from Sulfurospirillum tamanense.
CAATGCCCCCTCCCAATCTGTCAGTGTTTTCCTTAGAAATATTTTTACTTGCATTGGAGGTTTGTGTCAAAGACTCACTGATGACAACGGTTACAATATCATTGGTATTCATCGCTTTTCGGTCAGAAAACAGAGGATTATCCCCTCTTCCATAAAGGCTTCCCGGATTTGATAAATTACTTACAGGCGCGCGCGGAGGGAGTTCTTCCACATAGGCAGGGGGCGTCATGTCAATGCGTGGATCAGCGGTGTGGCTTGCACATCCGGCAAACATCAAGGGCAACACTGCCAATGAAATTACACCATATCGTTTCATATGTCCTCCAAAAGGTTTACATGTAAAAGATTATTTTTTTATCATAATAATCTGCTACGATTACACCAAAGCAAATAGAGTTCCAACCTTGCTCCCCAATGATAAAAAGGAAAATCATGCAAACCAAAAGTCTGTACATTGCGTCACTAGAGCCAGCCGCTGGCAGTTTAATCGTAGCAATGGGCATTATGGAAATGCTCAAAGGCCGCATGGAAAAAGTAGCTTTTTTCCGACCCGTCATCCCCACTAGGGCGACAACAGATGGGGATATTGATTTTATGCTGGGGTATTTTTCCTTACAGCAATCCTATGAAGACACTTTTGGGTTCAGTGTTGATGAAGTAGAAACAATGGTAGCAAGCGGAAATCGCCATGACCTCATGGAGGCTTTGATTGGTAAATTCAAACTCCTAGAAAGCCAATACGATTTTGTCTTATGCGAAGGGCTTAGTAGCTCCTCTCTTACCTCTTCTTTTGATTTTGATATCAACTTGGAGATTGCTAAAAATCTAGGTGTTCCTGTTGTCACGGTTCTTAATGGCAACGGAAAAACCCTCAAAGAAGTACATGAAGAGATACGTATCGAATCTGCAACCATCAAAACAGAAGGCTGTACCCATTTTGCCACCTTTGCAAATCGCCTAAGCCAAGATGTTTTTGAAACACTCAAAAAAGACGAGAGCCTCGATTCTGACCAGCCCGTATTTTTACTCCCTGAAATTCCCGAACTTGATTCCCCAACCATTGCAGAAATTAAAAAGTATCTCAAATGCGACATGATTCTAGGAGGCGAGCAAGATTTAAGACGGGTTGTCAAGCAGAGTAAGGTTGCCGCCATGACCATGGAGCATTTTCTTGACCACTTAGAGGATGGGGATTTGGTCATCGTTCCTGGCGATCGCCCCGCAATCATGCTAGCAGCCATTGCGGCCAACTACTCCAAAGTCTACCCTACTATCGCAGGGATTTTACTAACCGGTGGATTTGTACCAAAACAAGCCATTCTAGAACTTGTTCAGGGCATCACCCATTTTAATGGCATTCCTGTTTTAACAAGCACAAAAGATACCTTTAAAACCGCCATGGATGTCAACAACGTTCCCGCGCGCATCACCCCTCAAAGTAAGCGAAAAATCGCTCTTGCTATGGGGCTTTTTAACGCCAATGTAGATAAGCTAAGGATTGAAGAAAAAATTAAAACCTCAACAGCTTCTTCGGCAATGACGCCCATTATGTTCGAATACAGCCTTTTTGAAAAGGCAAGGAGCAACAAAAAGACCATTGTCTTACCCGAAAGTGAGGACGTGCGAATTTTGCGCGCTGCAGAAATTCTTTTGCGTCGAGATGTGGTCAACCTTGTTCTTTTGGGCAACGAAAGCGAAGTCATGCACAAAGCCATGACCTTGGGCCTTGACCTTAAGGGCGTGCGCATCATTGACCCCGCCACCTCTCCCTTGAGCGAAGAATTTGTCACTGCTTTTTATGAACTTCGAAAAGCCAAAGGCCTCAAACTTGCTGCTGCTAAAGATGCCATGGTAAGTCCAAACTATTTTGCCACTATGATGGTTTACCTTGGACACGCTGATGGCATGGTCTCAGGTGCAGTGCACACAACCGCTGACACCATTCGCCCCGCCCTTCAAACCATCAAAACAAAACCTGGCATCTCGGTGGTTTCAAGTGTCTTTTTTATGTGTCTTGATACCCGCGTTTTAGTCTACGGGGATTGTGCGGTAAACCAAGACCCTAACGCTCAAGAATTAGCACAAATTGCCATCTCTTCAGCACAAACAGCCAAAGCCTTTGGTGTAGAGCCACGCATTGCGATGCTTTCGTATTCTACGGGAGATTCTGGTAGTGGAGACGAAGTGGAAAAAGTACGCACAGCGACCAAGCTTGTCAAAGAGCTTCGCCCTGATCTTCTTGTCGAAGGCCCTATTCAGTACGATGCTGCCATCGACCCCCAAGTTGCTAAAACCAAACTCCCCAACAGCAAGGTTGCAGGACAAGCGACTGTCTTTATTTTCCCTGACCTTAACACTGGCAACAACACCTACAAAGCCGTACAACGCTCCTCTGGTGCCCTTGCTATAGGACCTGTGCTTCAAGGCCTCAACAAACCCATCAATGACCTAAGTCGAGGTTGTTTAGTAGAAGATATTGTTAACACCGTGGCCATTACTGCCATTCAAGCCCAAGGAGATAACGCGTGAAAATTTTAGTACTTAATTCTGGAAGTTCTTCCATTAAATTTCAACTTTTCGACATGAATGCAAGCCAAGTGTTGGCTTCGGGGATGGTTGAACAAATCGGCGAGAGTACCTCCCAAGCAAAACTGACAACCCATGCAAAAGAGGATTTTAGCGCTTCTAAGCCTATTGCTACCCACGAAGAAGCACTGGAGACTATGAACGCACTTTTTGCCCAATCCGGACTTTTGAACAGCCTTAGTGAGCTTGATGCCATCGGCCATCGTGTCGTACATGGAGGAGAGCTTTTTTCTACCCCTACACTCATTGACCAATCCGTTCTTGAGGGCATTCGAGGGCTTTCTGCCTTGGCGCCATTGCATAATCCTGCCCATGTTGTGGGCATTGAGACGGCCATCAAACAAAGCAAAGGTGTGCCACAGGTAGCTGTTTTCGACACAGCATTTCACCGCACCCTCCCCCAGCATGCTTACATGTACGCCCTGCCTTACGAACTGTACGAGTCTTTACATGTAAGACGCTACGGGTTTCATGGCACTTCACACCATTTTGTCTCCAAAAGTGCGGCGGCCCATTTAAATATCCCTTACGAAAATTTTAATGCCATCTCTTTACACCTTGGAAATGGCACCAGTGCTACAGCCATCCAAGGAGGCAAAAGCGTGGATACATCCATGGGAATTTCACCTCTTGAAGGGCTTATCATGGGAACACGCAGTGGAGATTTGGACCCTGCGATTTTATTTTACTTGCACCGCGAAAAAGGCTACACCATTGCCGAGCTTGACACCTTGCTCAACAAGCAA
It contains:
- a CDS encoding flagellar basal body L-ring protein FlgH, producing the protein MKRYGVISLAVLPLMFAGCASHTADPRIDMTPPAYVEELPPRAPVSNLSNPGSLYGRGDNPLFSDRKAMNTNDIVTVVISESLTQTSNASKNISKENTDRLGGGI
- the pta gene encoding phosphate acetyltransferase codes for the protein MQTKSLYIASLEPAAGSLIVAMGIMEMLKGRMEKVAFFRPVIPTRATTDGDIDFMLGYFSLQQSYEDTFGFSVDEVETMVASGNRHDLMEALIGKFKLLESQYDFVLCEGLSSSSLTSSFDFDINLEIAKNLGVPVVTVLNGNGKTLKEVHEEIRIESATIKTEGCTHFATFANRLSQDVFETLKKDESLDSDQPVFLLPEIPELDSPTIAEIKKYLKCDMILGGEQDLRRVVKQSKVAAMTMEHFLDHLEDGDLVIVPGDRPAIMLAAIAANYSKVYPTIAGILLTGGFVPKQAILELVQGITHFNGIPVLTSTKDTFKTAMDVNNVPARITPQSKRKIALAMGLFNANVDKLRIEEKIKTSTASSAMTPIMFEYSLFEKARSNKKTIVLPESEDVRILRAAEILLRRDVVNLVLLGNESEVMHKAMTLGLDLKGVRIIDPATSPLSEEFVTAFYELRKAKGLKLAAAKDAMVSPNYFATMMVYLGHADGMVSGAVHTTADTIRPALQTIKTKPGISVVSSVFFMCLDTRVLVYGDCAVNQDPNAQELAQIAISSAQTAKAFGVEPRIAMLSYSTGDSGSGDEVEKVRTATKLVKELRPDLLVEGPIQYDAAIDPQVAKTKLPNSKVAGQATVFIFPDLNTGNNTYKAVQRSSGALAIGPVLQGLNKPINDLSRGCLVEDIVNTVAITAIQAQGDNA
- a CDS encoding acetate kinase translates to MKILVLNSGSSSIKFQLFDMNASQVLASGMVEQIGESTSQAKLTTHAKEDFSASKPIATHEEALETMNALFAQSGLLNSLSELDAIGHRVVHGGELFSTPTLIDQSVLEGIRGLSALAPLHNPAHVVGIETAIKQSKGVPQVAVFDTAFHRTLPQHAYMYALPYELYESLHVRRYGFHGTSHHFVSKSAAAHLNIPYENFNAISLHLGNGTSATAIQGGKSVDTSMGISPLEGLIMGTRSGDLDPAILFYLHREKGYTIAELDTLLNKQSGLKGICGNNDMREIGLMIDKGDEKATLAFEMFAYRIKKYVGAYSAVLGRVDALIFTGGIGENDSRLRTKVCEGLGNLGISIDTNTNDQRCKVITPIHTQNAPVATLVVPTNEELEIAQQTQAVLVK